One Thiocapsa bogorovii DNA segment encodes these proteins:
- a CDS encoding 3-deoxy-7-phosphoheptulonate synthase produces MPVQKTENLNVSGFDPMPSPLEIHRAVPISDAASATVLAGRETLQAILGRRDPRIFVVVGPCSIHDPVAGLDYARRLKALADAVSDRLVLVMRVYFQKPRTTTGWKGYINDPNLNDTFSIAEGMEKARQFLLEVTELGLPTATEALDSIAPQYLWDLICWTAIGARTSESQTHREMSSGLSTPVGFKNGTDGSVDTAINAILSAAQPHSFLGINAQGLTSVVRTRGNRYGHLVLRGGGNRPNYDTVSVAMAEQALSKAGLPANIVIDCSHANSFKQPELQPLVMHDCVNQIYGGNRSIVGLMVESFIEAGQQSIPPDLDQLRYGCSVTDACVDWATTERMIRDAHAALPDAVLSRRMI; encoded by the coding sequence ATGCCCGTGCAGAAAACGGAAAATCTCAACGTCAGCGGCTTCGATCCGATGCCTTCTCCGCTGGAGATCCATCGTGCCGTGCCGATCTCCGATGCAGCATCGGCGACCGTGCTTGCAGGTCGCGAGACCCTGCAGGCGATCCTGGGTCGGCGTGATCCTCGGATCTTTGTCGTCGTCGGGCCTTGTTCGATCCATGACCCGGTCGCCGGTCTGGATTACGCGCGGCGGCTCAAGGCCTTGGCCGATGCGGTCTCGGACCGTTTGGTGTTGGTGATGCGGGTCTATTTCCAGAAGCCGCGCACGACCACGGGATGGAAGGGCTACATCAACGATCCGAACCTGAACGATACCTTCAGCATCGCCGAGGGCATGGAAAAGGCGCGGCAATTCCTGCTCGAGGTCACCGAGCTTGGTCTGCCCACCGCGACCGAGGCGCTCGATTCCATCGCCCCGCAATATCTGTGGGACCTGATCTGTTGGACGGCGATCGGTGCGCGGACCTCGGAGTCGCAGACCCATCGGGAGATGTCCTCCGGGCTGTCGACGCCGGTCGGATTCAAGAACGGGACCGATGGCTCGGTCGACACCGCGATCAACGCGATCCTCTCGGCGGCACAGCCACACAGCTTTCTCGGCATCAATGCGCAAGGCTTGACCAGCGTCGTCAGGACCCGCGGCAACCGCTACGGACATCTGGTGCTGCGCGGCGGGGGCAATCGCCCCAACTACGACACCGTCAGTGTCGCGATGGCCGAGCAGGCGTTGAGCAAGGCGGGTCTACCCGCGAACATCGTGATCGACTGTTCTCATGCCAACAGCTTCAAGCAACCGGAGCTTCAGCCGCTGGTGATGCACGATTGCGTGAATCAGATTTACGGCGGAAACCGCTCGATTGTCGGTCTGATGGTGGAGAGCTTCATCGAGGCCGGGCAGCAGTCGATCCCGCCGGATCTCGATCAGCTGCGATACGGCTGCTCGGTGACCGACGCCTGTGTCGACTGGGCGACGACCGAGCGGATGATCCGCGACGCGCACGCAGCGCTGCCCGACGCCGTTTTGTCGCGCCGCATGATCTGA
- a CDS encoding DUF3782 domain-containing protein, which produces MATTPEEVWSLLRELTQSQQETDRRMKDTDHQIRELGKQIGGLGEKFGSSTEGLALPSMENILRTRFGMEVVSPSVRVTKDGRHLEIDVLSYANGPINAAYVVEVKSHAREESIAQMKALLTRFRQFFPEHGDKRLYGILAAVDLSAELRERALREGFYVARIHDQVFELDVPADFQPIAY; this is translated from the coding sequence ATGGCGACGACGCCAGAGGAGGTTTGGAGCTTGTTGCGGGAGTTGACTCAATCGCAGCAGGAGACCGATCGCCGCATGAAAGACACCGATCATCAGATCAGAGAGCTCGGCAAGCAGATTGGCGGCTTAGGCGAGAAATTCGGCAGCTCCACCGAAGGTCTGGCCTTGCCCTCGATGGAAAACATCCTGCGCACGCGCTTCGGCATGGAGGTGGTCAGCCCCAGCGTGCGCGTCACCAAAGACGGCCGGCACCTTGAAATCGATGTGCTTTCTTATGCCAACGGTCCGATCAATGCGGCTTACGTGGTGGAGGTGAAGAGCCACGCGCGCGAGGAGTCGATCGCCCAAATGAAGGCGTTGCTGACGCGTTTTCGGCAATTTTTCCCCGAGCATGGCGACAAACGGCTCTACGGCATCCTCGCCGCCGTCGATCTTTCGGCCGAGCTGCGCGAGCGGGCGCTGCGCGAAGGCTTCTATGTGGCCCGCATCCATGATCAGGTTTTCGAGCTCGATGTTCCGGCGGATTTTCAGCCGATCGCGTATTGA
- a CDS encoding S24 family peptidase: MMKPMVKVEAAVRARGETLAAFASRIGVRSQDINNWKTRGIPRTKQKRVADALGWTLDDLLSEDDTLVLEPRSSASPTRHPEIRETATGYPAPGGRWLRLPQRRMTVDPETGSLSLDDTSAGPTCSEPWVARAKVCTENLALLEAHGDTMAPLIRDGDLLVVDLNDREIAEGAVFVVRYGGALRSRRIDLRYDGSLILRCEDQARYPDELVPRADRDRHVQVIGRVLWRAGAI; the protein is encoded by the coding sequence ATGATGAAGCCGATGGTGAAGGTCGAGGCGGCCGTGCGGGCGCGCGGTGAAACGCTCGCCGCGTTTGCGAGCCGCATCGGTGTTCGAAGTCAGGACATCAACAACTGGAAGACACGCGGCATTCCCCGAACCAAGCAAAAGCGGGTCGCGGACGCGCTAGGCTGGACATTGGACGACCTCCTGTCCGAGGACGACACCCTGGTGCTCGAGCCGAGATCGTCGGCGAGTCCCACTCGCCACCCCGAGATCCGCGAAACCGCAACGGGCTATCCGGCGCCAGGCGGTCGATGGCTCCGTTTGCCGCAACGTCGGATGACCGTCGATCCGGAAACCGGATCGCTGTCGCTCGATGACACAAGCGCAGGGCCGACCTGTTCGGAGCCATGGGTCGCACGAGCAAAGGTGTGCACCGAGAATCTCGCGTTGCTCGAAGCCCACGGCGACACCATGGCGCCCCTGATCCGGGATGGCGATCTGCTCGTCGTCGATTTGAACGATCGCGAGATCGCAGAGGGCGCCGTCTTCGTCGTTCGTTATGGGGGAGCCTTACGATCTCGGCGGATTGACCTGCGCTACGACGGCTCGCTCATCCTGCGCTGCGAAGATCAGGCCCGCTATCCGGACGAGCTGGTCCCCCGCGCCGATCGCGACCGCCACGTTCAGGTCATCGGCCGTGTTCTGTGGCGCGCCGGCGCCATCTGA
- a CDS encoding coiled-coil domain-containing protein: protein MSSSVALYDALTSAPDDRARARVIAEAFERLEERYPHLPDLATQGHVRESELRLQKEIEQVRAGLRETELRLKKDIEQVRAELKADIEQVRAELKADIEQIRADLQTTELRLLKEIEQVRGEITRTKLDLLKWIVPLMLAQVAAIAALVKLL, encoded by the coding sequence ATGAGCTCAAGTGTCGCCCTCTATGACGCCCTGACCAGCGCACCCGACGATCGCGCCCGCGCGCGCGTCATCGCCGAGGCGTTCGAACGTCTCGAAGAGCGTTATCCCCATCTCCCGGACCTCGCCACGCAGGGACATGTGCGCGAGTCTGAGTTGCGGCTGCAGAAGGAAATCGAGCAAGTGCGGGCCGGGCTACGCGAGACCGAGCTCCGCCTAAAGAAAGACATCGAGCAAGTACGCGCCGAACTCAAGGCGGACATCGAGCAAGTACGCGCCGAGCTCAAGGCGGACATCGAGCAAATCCGTGCCGATCTACAAACTACCGAGTTGCGTCTGCTCAAGGAGATCGAGCAGGTCCGTGGCGAAATCACCCGCACCAAGCTCGATCTGCTCAAGTGGATCGTGCCACTGATGCTTGCCCAGGTCGCGGCCATCGCCGCGCTCGTGAAATTACTCTGA
- the relB gene encoding type II toxin-antitoxin system RelB family antitoxin: MLAIRLPADVEQRLEALARATGRTKTFYAREAILEHLDDLEDVYLAEQRLIDIRAGKTQTVPLDELMTRYGLDD, translated from the coding sequence ATGCTGGCCATCCGACTCCCCGCCGACGTGGAGCAGCGGCTCGAAGCCTTGGCACGGGCCACGGGGCGCACCAAGACCTTCTATGCCCGCGAAGCCATCCTTGAGCATCTGGACGACCTTGAGGACGTGTACTTGGCCGAGCAGCGGCTGATCGACATTCGCGCGGGCAAGACTCAAACCGTGCCGCTGGATGAATTGATGACGCGCTATGGCCTGGACGATTGA
- a CDS encoding type II toxin-antitoxin system RelE family toxin produces MAWTIEFDPAAERELGKLDPPIARRILAFLHGRVAPLDDPRHLGEALKGSRLGDLWKYRVGDYRLIVSIEDDTVRLLVVRLGHRRDVYRRSVTPRAWQINLSPFGANPCDEASHEHGI; encoded by the coding sequence ATGGCCTGGACGATTGAGTTCGATCCGGCCGCCGAACGCGAGCTTGGCAAGCTCGATCCGCCCATCGCCCGCCGCATTCTGGCGTTTCTGCATGGGCGTGTCGCGCCGCTCGATGACCCGCGCCATCTCGGAGAAGCCCTCAAGGGGTCGAGATTGGGGGATTTATGGAAGTACCGGGTCGGTGATTATCGCCTTATCGTGAGTATCGAGGATGACACGGTGCGCCTCCTCGTGGTCCGCCTCGGTCACCGCCGGGACGTGTATCGGCGGTCAGTCACGCCACGCGCCTGGCAAATAAATCTTTCCCCTTTTGGCGCAAACCCCTGTGATGAGGCAAGCCATGAACACGGCATTTGA
- a CDS encoding DUF433 domain-containing protein gives MNTAFDRITINPGSMNGQPCSRGMRLTVRRVVKAVAAYPDRDELKQDYPEIDDEDIRQALEFAAISLDDQILTYRCSP, from the coding sequence ATGAACACGGCATTTGATCGAATCACCATCAACCCCGGCTCGATGAACGGACAGCCCTGTAGCCGCGGTATGAGACTGACCGTTCGCCGCGTGGTTAAAGCCGTGGCCGCTTATCCGGACCGCGACGAGCTGAAACAGGACTATCCTGAAATCGACGACGAGGACATTCGACAAGCGTTGGAATTTGCGGCCATCAGCCTTGACGATCAAATCCTCACCTACCGCTGCAGCCCGTGA
- a CDS encoding Rpn family recombination-promoting nuclease/putative transposase: MQHSINPKVDCVFKAVLGSEENRALLIDFLNAMLTETLPSPVVEVQILNPYNPQETLNDKLTIVDVKARDAAGQVFQIEIQLLVYAELRARILYGWADLYRRQLRSGEAYSALKPTYAIWLLDQTLRHDTPAYAHRYRMRDDRGQDLIDHGGIWIFELNKAAVQQVITEQDRWLKFFNEAETLDDETLPEWMQTPVMRQAMSTLTAFSEKDRAYHAYRARQEFLRQQLSIQQALEEERAAKEAERQAKEVERQAKEAERQAKEAALQDKEAALQAKEAERQAKEAALAEVARLQALLNQSRDA; this comes from the coding sequence ATGCAACACAGCATCAATCCGAAAGTCGACTGTGTCTTCAAGGCCGTGCTGGGCTCGGAGGAGAACCGCGCGCTGCTCATCGACTTTCTAAACGCGATGCTGACCGAGACGCTCCCCAGTCCGGTGGTCGAGGTGCAGATCCTCAATCCCTACAACCCGCAGGAAACACTCAACGACAAGCTCACCATCGTCGACGTGAAAGCACGCGATGCCGCCGGTCAGGTCTTTCAGATCGAGATCCAGTTGTTGGTCTATGCGGAGCTGCGCGCGCGCATCCTCTACGGCTGGGCAGATCTGTACCGCCGGCAACTGCGCAGCGGTGAGGCCTACAGCGCACTCAAACCGACCTATGCGATCTGGCTGCTCGATCAAACCCTGCGCCACGACACACCGGCCTATGCACACCGCTACCGAATGCGCGATGATCGGGGACAGGACCTGATCGACCACGGCGGCATCTGGATCTTCGAGCTGAACAAAGCCGCCGTTCAGCAGGTCATAACCGAGCAAGACCGCTGGTTGAAATTCTTCAACGAGGCCGAGACCCTCGATGACGAGACACTCCCCGAGTGGATGCAAACCCCTGTCATGAGGCAAGCCATGAGCACCTTGACCGCCTTCTCCGAGAAAGACCGCGCCTATCACGCCTACCGGGCGCGTCAAGAATTCCTGCGCCAGCAGCTCTCCATCCAACAGGCGCTGGAGGAAGAACGGGCCGCCAAGGAGGCAGAACGCCAGGCCAAGGAGGTAGAACGCCAAGCCAAGGAGGCAGAACGCCAAGCCAAGGAGGCAGCACTTCAAGACAAGGAGGCAGCACTTCAAGCCAAGGAGGCAGAGCGCCAAGCCAAGGAAGCCGCGCTCGCCGAGGTCGCGCGCCTGCAGGCACTCCTGAATCAATCGCGCGACGCCTGA
- a CDS encoding BrnA antitoxin family protein: MSNSSDPLFDDYADLDFTDAKPVSEVPALSRLQAELGSQSQVTMRVDNRILAAFKARAEMMGSNYQTLMNDALRQFVEGQTLADVVREAIRSELHQKGA; encoded by the coding sequence ATGAGCAACAGTTCTGATCCACTTTTCGACGACTATGCCGACCTTGATTTTACCGATGCCAAGCCCGTCTCCGAGGTGCCGGCGTTGTCCCGTCTGCAGGCCGAGCTAGGAAGCCAGTCCCAGGTCACGATGCGGGTGGACAACAGGATCTTGGCCGCGTTCAAGGCGCGCGCCGAGATGATGGGCAGCAATTATCAAACGCTGATGAACGATGCACTGCGCCAGTTCGTTGAAGGGCAGACGCTCGCGGATGTCGTGCGCGAAGCCATTCGGAGCGAACTCCATCAGAAGGGAGCCTGA
- a CDS encoding BrnT family toxin: MEIEFDPDKAAANPVNHDGVTFDEARHVLLDPFALTREDVDASGEQRFVTLGMGG, encoded by the coding sequence ATGGAGATCGAATTCGACCCGGACAAAGCCGCCGCCAATCCGGTCAACCACGACGGTGTGACTTTCGATGAAGCACGCCATGTGCTGCTTGATCCCTTCGCGCTGACACGCGAGGACGTAGACGCAAGCGGCGAACAGCGGTTCGTAACCCTCGGCATGGGTGGATAG
- a CDS encoding PD-(D/E)XK nuclease family transposase, protein MSARNFKSWRRDRANLSLLTFIFPIVILTETLPGPVVEVQILDPYHPQETLDDKLTIVDVNARDAAGQVFKIEIQRDDWTRHRCGSYLTAPDAPTQSRSLGANTGAPA, encoded by the coding sequence ATGTCTGCACGGAATTTCAAGTCGTGGCGCCGAGATAGGGCCAATTTGTCACTTCTCACCTTCATTTTTCCGATCGTGATCCTAACCGAGACGCTCCCCGGTCCGGTGGTCGAGGTGCAGATCCTCGATCCGTATCACCCGCAGGAAACCCTCGACGACAAACTCACCATCGTCGACGTGAACGCCCGCGATGCCGCGGGCCAGGTTTTTAAGATCGAGATCCAGCGCGACGATTGGACCAGACATCGGTGCGGTTCGTACCTCACCGCACCAGACGCGCCTACACAGTCTCGGAGCTTGGGAGCGAATACCGGGGCTCCCGCGTGA
- a CDS encoding pilin — MKKQQSGFTLIELMIVVAIIGILAAIALPAYQDYTNRAKVSEIVLAASSARTCVTEIVQSNGFTNGNLVSCGSGFVQTQYVSDLDIAAGTGVITADGKGFSEAVEIILTPTTATENSIGGWICTGSPQKWMPGSCR, encoded by the coding sequence ATGAAAAAGCAGCAATCCGGTTTTACACTTATCGAGCTGATGATCGTCGTGGCGATCATTGGTATCTTGGCGGCGATTGCGTTGCCGGCTTATCAGGACTATACGAATCGTGCTAAGGTATCGGAAATTGTGCTAGCTGCTAGCTCGGCGCGGACCTGCGTAACCGAGATCGTCCAATCCAACGGCTTCACGAACGGCAACCTTGTGAGCTGTGGCAGCGGCTTCGTACAGACGCAGTATGTCAGCGACTTGGATATTGCAGCCGGCACAGGAGTGATCACAGCCGACGGTAAAGGCTTCTCAGAAGCTGTAGAGATCATACTGACCCCCACGACTGCAACAGAGAACAGCATCGGCGGTTGGATTTGCACCGGCTCACCGCAAAAGTGGATGCCGGGTTCTTGCCGCTAA
- a CDS encoding STT3 domain-containing protein encodes MNARPSLSTASFFESLPFFSILLFLILILGLIVRLLSWPTWPSLDAGSLLTLRPLPGNADGYFYLGLARDLVEGIYHNTDSLRVFPERPPRPNPIPMLSLMTASLARFTGLPLELIAGILPTVLGTLVALPAAIIGRELGGRLVGVAAAAFAVLMPYFVQRSSLGWYDTDTLNVIPPLCLAAVATVFLNKTLRARAVVFGFLIYSGSVVMLFHWWDQAPNVVVLLSVYPALLMVGFRWPSRPVRYASFGILLLIFAVMPISFSDIFSKSLGSIRYVNDQGGGVFSPTAIAIGEQQDLGFFQSASLVAGSWLMLVLAFVGLTYIGRKRPALILPLVPLIFIGGFGLFQAERFIIFLNPTVAIGLAGLLALARGQLSRTSAFVIMTSMSFAFVLVLFMARDYRAAAPIVPMDVVKHMMQIPMKLPADAVLWNLCDYGYALGYWGRRATVCDGSSHSSALRTFTAAPLYADTPLQSARIVHFFLAHGQSGMQRLLDRNDHDWMRSQAFLNEIYSMTPKVARTWLTEQWRDLPIETLDGWITFLFPSETCPAYLVLDRQTMRNTHWWFWFSSWNAERGAGIHPNYILFPKMPLAGEHGGIVDPDGLFTIDMNEGVVQFQGNTVMLKRLNLISERSEDAIDFAHEGHWIMDINTTDHYGVLHDPFTHNKVGNQLYMQTMHDPLFERVYIAGAEFQLWRVHHPDDIATHAPFSE; translated from the coding sequence ATGAACGCCCGCCCATCTCTCAGCACTGCGTCATTCTTTGAAAGCCTACCTTTTTTTTCCATCCTTTTATTTCTTATCCTAATACTGGGATTGATTGTCCGTCTTCTGTCCTGGCCGACATGGCCGTCTCTCGACGCTGGCTCGTTATTGACTTTGCGTCCCCTTCCCGGAAACGCGGATGGATATTTCTATCTTGGACTTGCCCGTGATCTGGTCGAGGGAATTTATCACAATACAGATTCCCTAAGGGTGTTCCCGGAGCGTCCTCCGCGCCCGAATCCGATTCCGATGCTGTCCTTGATGACAGCCTCGCTGGCACGCTTTACTGGTCTGCCGCTCGAACTCATCGCCGGTATTCTCCCGACCGTTTTAGGGACGCTTGTCGCACTACCTGCTGCCATCATAGGGCGAGAGCTTGGGGGCCGCTTGGTTGGGGTCGCTGCAGCGGCTTTTGCGGTGCTGATGCCCTACTTTGTGCAACGAAGTTCACTGGGTTGGTACGATACCGATACATTAAATGTAATTCCCCCTCTTTGCCTGGCAGCCGTCGCAACAGTGTTTTTGAATAAGACACTCCGTGCGCGCGCCGTCGTGTTTGGTTTCTTGATCTACTCTGGCTCGGTCGTAATGTTGTTTCACTGGTGGGACCAGGCGCCGAATGTAGTGGTACTGCTTTCCGTATACCCTGCCTTGCTCATGGTCGGATTTCGTTGGCCTAGTCGTCCTGTTCGCTATGCAAGCTTTGGCATACTGTTGCTCATTTTCGCAGTCATGCCCATTAGTTTCTCTGACATCTTCTCCAAAAGCCTTGGAAGCATTCGCTATGTGAACGATCAAGGTGGAGGCGTATTTTCACCGACTGCTATCGCAATTGGGGAGCAACAGGATCTCGGGTTTTTTCAGTCCGCAAGCTTAGTCGCAGGCAGTTGGCTGATGCTCGTATTGGCTTTTGTTGGATTAACATACATCGGGCGCAAGCGCCCGGCGCTAATTCTTCCGCTGGTGCCTTTAATTTTCATTGGCGGATTTGGACTCTTTCAAGCCGAGCGCTTCATAATCTTTCTAAACCCCACTGTCGCTATTGGTCTAGCTGGACTCCTCGCGCTGGCCCGTGGACAATTGTCGCGCACATCTGCATTCGTGATCATGACGTCTATGTCCTTCGCCTTCGTCCTTGTACTCTTCATGGCACGAGACTATAGGGCCGCAGCGCCAATTGTACCTATGGATGTGGTAAAGCACATGATGCAAATACCAATGAAACTACCGGCGGATGCTGTCCTGTGGAATTTATGTGACTACGGTTACGCTCTAGGTTATTGGGGGCGGCGGGCCACAGTATGTGACGGGTCATCCCATTCGAGCGCACTAAGGACGTTCACCGCGGCACCGTTATATGCCGATACACCGCTCCAGTCCGCCCGAATTGTGCATTTTTTTCTCGCGCATGGACAATCGGGGATGCAAAGGCTTCTGGATCGCAACGACCATGACTGGATGCGTAGCCAAGCTTTCTTGAACGAGATATATAGTATGACCCCGAAGGTTGCCCGCACTTGGCTTACGGAGCAATGGAGAGATTTACCCATCGAGACTCTCGACGGGTGGATCACGTTTTTGTTTCCATCAGAAACGTGCCCCGCCTACTTAGTACTCGACCGGCAAACGATGCGCAACACTCACTGGTGGTTTTGGTTTTCCAGCTGGAACGCCGAACGCGGCGCTGGCATCCACCCTAACTACATTTTGTTTCCTAAGATGCCGCTGGCGGGAGAACACGGAGGAATCGTCGATCCCGATGGTCTGTTCACTATCGATATGAACGAAGGGGTCGTTCAGTTTCAGGGCAATACGGTTATGCTAAAACGCCTTAATCTAATCAGCGAACGAAGTGAAGACGCCATCGATTTCGCACACGAAGGACACTGGATCATGGACATCAATACCACAGATCACTATGGAGTACTTCATGATCCATTCACCCACAACAAAGTGGGAAATCAACTCTACATGCAAACGATGCATGATCCATTGTTCGAGCGTGTTTATATTGCCGGCGCGGAATTCCAGCTCTGGCGCGTACATCATCCTGACGACATCGCAACTCACGCACCTTTTTCCGAGTAA
- the tnpA gene encoding IS66 family insertion sequence element accessory protein TnpA, with translation MAEKRRSREQWRELVRGWPGSGLTQAQYCERHGISTGSLSRWRAVFGREHQECGGPA, from the coding sequence ATGGCAGAGAAGCGGCGCAGTCGCGAGCAGTGGCGGGAGTTGGTCCGGGGCTGGCCGGGCAGTGGTCTGACGCAGGCACAGTACTGCGAACGTCACGGCATTTCGACCGGTAGCCTGTCGCGGTGGCGGGCCGTCTTCGGCCGGGAGCACCAAGAGTGCGGCGGGCCGGCGTGA